A stretch of the Leptospiraceae bacterium genome encodes the following:
- a CDS encoding alpha/beta fold hydrolase translates to MKKWKWIVFIVLFLILLFPLFSGIYLASLVTRPPWYHPGLGKECSSEQIQSAPKLCISNPELALEIPFEPIRIPYRDSFLRGWFFPKEKGSEHLFLFVHGAGGDRRNGYKYVSTFLKAGYSVLLYDSPNHGESYNDGKGISYGFKEKEGFLKVLSFAEKKAKNIYVFASSAGTSAVLLSHKDWKGRVKALVLENPFFSLKRLIEENPTAKKLPYFLLRLSYFWMQVYNEFEPGMIQPGENLKDFPEIPVLVSHGTEDKTIPFQHGLDIFQALPIKEKTFYKAEGAGHCRIWNHQKKAYAEQISKTFTRALYE, encoded by the coding sequence ATGAAAAAATGGAAATGGATAGTATTTATTGTTCTTTTCCTGATACTTCTATTTCCTTTGTTCTCCGGGATTTATTTAGCTTCTTTAGTCACCCGTCCTCCCTGGTACCATCCGGGCCTGGGAAAAGAATGCTCTTCCGAACAAATCCAATCTGCTCCCAAACTCTGTATTTCAAATCCTGAGTTGGCCTTAGAAATCCCCTTTGAGCCGATTCGTATCCCTTACAGGGATTCCTTCCTCAGAGGCTGGTTTTTTCCCAAAGAAAAGGGTTCCGAACATTTATTTCTCTTTGTTCATGGAGCGGGTGGAGACCGCAGAAACGGCTATAAATACGTATCTACCTTTTTGAAGGCAGGTTATTCCGTATTGTTATACGACTCTCCCAATCATGGCGAATCTTATAACGATGGAAAAGGTATTTCCTATGGGTTCAAAGAAAAAGAAGGCTTTTTAAAGGTTTTATCTTTCGCAGAGAAAAAAGCAAAAAATATCTATGTATTTGCTTCTTCTGCCGGAACTTCAGCCGTCCTGTTAAGCCATAAAGACTGGAAGGGTAGAGTAAAAGCTCTTGTCCTCGAAAACCCCTTTTTTAGCCTGAAACGATTAATCGAAGAAAATCCTACAGCAAAAAAACTACCTTATTTTCTTCTGAGATTGAGTTATTTTTGGATGCAAGTATATAATGAATTTGAACCGGGAATGATTCAACCCGGGGAAAACTTAAAAGACTTTCCGGAAATTCCCGTTCTTGTGAGTCATGGAACGGAGGATAAGACAATACCCTTCCAGCACGGTCTGGATATTTTTCAGGCTCTACCTATCAAGGAAAAAACCTTTTATAAGGCGGAAGGTGCCGGGCATTGCCGGATATGGAACCATCAAAAAAAGGCTTATGCCGAACAAATTTCAAAAACCTTTACAAGAGCCCTTTACGAATGA
- a CDS encoding cyclic nucleotide-binding domain-containing protein: MNARISYTVYATLPEIIEEVKRSEEFSETDEYQYCSEIFEELETAVDFLTYGQSTSRIFLLEYDEEGERIKETIRKIHDDPWLHGTVIIILAKTLNRREMNSLLELGVADIIFCKEILYKLPTVIKVIAKNFSIFESEQFLLENTLHEKGKIILPNLPSQIPEVTNQIIELCYTAGFRNLESYTRISICLHEMITNSVEHGNCKLGYETKTRLLDERGSISGYLKQLTELPENKDKKVLIYYDINAKRAVFTIADEGDGFSVDKLPSPTSEASLLLTHGRGILMTRNFVDRMKYNRKGNRVSLLFHNQNRFYRRENELVKLGNGKFIHLKPGELLFEAGSESDFFYYIISGRLGVYVNEKEIALLGPEDVFIGEMAFLHHNKRTGTVRAKTHSTLVPISRTGFITMIKKYPYAGVFLARLLTKRLILRNQAL, translated from the coding sequence ATGAATGCACGAATATCCTATACCGTTTACGCAACCTTACCTGAAATTATTGAAGAAGTTAAAAGAAGTGAAGAATTTTCCGAAACGGATGAATACCAGTACTGTTCGGAGATTTTTGAAGAACTGGAGACAGCTGTAGATTTCTTAACCTACGGACAATCAACCAGTCGCATTTTTCTTTTAGAATACGATGAAGAAGGGGAACGAATTAAAGAAACGATTCGAAAAATTCATGACGACCCCTGGCTACACGGTACAGTCATTATCATTCTGGCAAAAACCTTAAATCGCCGGGAAATGAATAGCCTTCTGGAATTGGGGGTTGCTGATATTATTTTTTGCAAGGAAATTCTCTATAAACTTCCTACTGTAATCAAGGTAATCGCAAAAAATTTTTCTATTTTTGAATCCGAACAGTTTCTTCTGGAAAATACCCTGCATGAAAAAGGAAAAATTATCCTTCCGAATCTACCTTCTCAAATTCCGGAAGTCACAAACCAGATTATCGAACTCTGCTATACAGCAGGTTTTCGGAACCTTGAGAGTTATACCAGGATTTCTATCTGTCTACATGAGATGATTACCAACTCGGTTGAGCATGGAAATTGTAAACTCGGCTATGAAACCAAGACCAGACTTCTCGACGAAAGAGGCAGTATTTCCGGTTATCTCAAGCAACTCACTGAACTACCGGAAAATAAAGACAAAAAGGTTCTGATATACTATGATATTAATGCAAAAAGAGCTGTTTTTACGATAGCTGATGAAGGGGATGGGTTTTCAGTTGACAAACTTCCCAGTCCAACTTCTGAAGCCAGCCTGCTTTTAACGCATGGACGCGGGATTTTAATGACCCGTAATTTTGTAGACCGGATGAAATATAATAGAAAAGGGAACCGGGTCAGCCTTCTTTTTCATAACCAGAACCGCTTTTATCGGAGAGAGAATGAGCTGGTTAAACTCGGAAATGGGAAATTCATCCATTTAAAACCCGGAGAACTTCTTTTCGAAGCCGGTTCAGAGAGCGACTTTTTTTACTATATCATAAGCGGAAGACTCGGAGTTTATGTAAACGAGAAGGAAATCGCCCTGCTCGGTCCGGAAGATGTTTTTATTGGAGAAATGGCCTTTTTACACCATAATAAAAGAACGGGAACAGTGAGAGCCAAAACCCACTCTACTCTCGTTCCTATTTCTCGAACCGGTTTTATCACTATGATTAAAAAATATCCTTATGCCGGTGTATTTCTGGCGAGACTTCTCACCAAAAGGCTTATTTTAAGAAACCAGGCCCTGTAG
- a CDS encoding VOC family protein: MILEGLDHISVAVTDLQRSIAFYTDVFDFEELEKDDTNSFLSFGPFKIKLVKTEKVENHLTAMGQPVMSFGMDVDDFTEAIQELEVRGLKIFEGPEVSGEGEYLLFGDPDNNLIEIFYN, translated from the coding sequence ATGATACTTGAAGGTTTAGACCATATAAGCGTTGCCGTTACCGATCTACAGAGATCCATAGCGTTTTACACAGATGTTTTTGATTTTGAAGAACTGGAAAAAGATGATACGAATAGCTTTCTCTCCTTCGGACCATTCAAGATAAAACTCGTGAAAACAGAAAAGGTAGAAAACCACCTGACCGCAATGGGACAACCTGTCATGAGTTTTGGAATGGACGTAGACGATTTTACAGAAGCCATTCAGGAGCTGGAAGTGAGAGGTTTAAAAATTTTTGAAGGTCCGGAAGTGTCCGGAGAAGGAGAATACCTGCTGTTTGGAGATCCTGATAACAACCTCATAGAAATCTTTTACAACTGA
- the prfB gene encoding peptide chain release factor 2 — protein MEIRPAKELIKLSKEILENFQKRWKSLNLQTDYDRMLSYEEQAKDPALWENSEKALQVTKTKTELERKLAPWLEIRQEIHDFPDLVEMTLEEEGEAGLEHLNRDYERLSEKLEDLELLGALNGPDDSRGAFFNIHPGAGGTESQDWAEMLFRMYSRYFQKKGYKFDIIDYQEGEEAGIKNVTLYVQGDYAFGYLKGENGIHRLVRISPFDSNKRRHTSFTAVHVTPDVDEEIDIEIDEKDLKIDTYRSSGAGGQHVNTTDSAVRITHLPTNIIVQCQNERSQIKNRATAMKMLKAKLYEMEKEKAEEELQKKSGEKKDIAWGSQIRSYVFHPYNLIKDHRTEFETANISPVMDGELEPFIMAYLKSL, from the coding sequence ATGGAAATCAGACCGGCTAAAGAACTTATTAAACTTTCTAAAGAAATCTTAGAAAACTTCCAGAAAAGGTGGAAAAGCCTGAATCTTCAGACTGACTATGACAGAATGCTTTCGTACGAAGAACAGGCCAAAGATCCCGCTCTCTGGGAGAACTCGGAGAAAGCCCTACAGGTGACAAAGACTAAGACCGAATTGGAAAGGAAATTGGCTCCCTGGCTCGAAATCCGCCAGGAAATCCATGATTTCCCCGATCTGGTAGAAATGACCCTTGAAGAAGAAGGAGAAGCCGGACTTGAACATTTAAACCGGGATTATGAAAGACTTTCGGAAAAATTAGAAGATCTGGAGCTGTTGGGTGCTTTAAACGGACCGGATGATAGCCGGGGAGCTTTTTTTAACATCCATCCGGGAGCCGGTGGAACCGAAAGTCAGGATTGGGCCGAGATGCTATTTCGAATGTACAGCCGTTATTTTCAGAAGAAAGGCTATAAGTTTGATATTATTGACTATCAGGAAGGGGAAGAAGCTGGAATTAAAAACGTAACCCTTTATGTCCAGGGAGACTATGCCTTTGGATACTTAAAAGGTGAGAATGGAATCCACCGTCTGGTACGAATTTCTCCATTTGACTCTAATAAACGCCGACACACTTCTTTTACCGCGGTTCATGTAACCCCCGATGTAGACGAGGAAATTGATATCGAAATTGATGAAAAAGACCTAAAAATCGATACCTATCGCTCTTCCGGTGCAGGAGGACAGCACGTCAATACTACCGACTCGGCTGTGAGAATTACCCACCTTCCCACCAATATTATCGTACAGTGCCAGAATGAACGTTCCCAGATTAAGAACCGGGCCACTGCTATGAAAATGTTGAAAGCCAAACTCTATGAAATGGAAAAAGAAAAAGCCGAAGAAGAACTCCAAAAAAAATCAGGGGAGAAAAAAGACATCGCCTGGGGTTCCCAGATCCGCAGCTACGTGTTTCATCCCTATAACCTGATAAAAGACCATCGTACCGAATTCGAAACTGCCAATATTAGTCCGGTCATGGATGGAGAATTGGAGCCTTTTATTATGGCTTATCTCAAATCTCTCTAA
- a CDS encoding DUF4384 domain-containing protein has protein sequence MRFLLLFFFFCIQIFAEKPVVGIFPFEGGGKDEGKKAASLLTSQLASYRKYRLVEKSQLNKALDEVKNAQTGLYENEAYLQAGKLLGSTHILIGDIVKETSSKKTVYTIAARLMKTESGLIIGGKTIQDSSFASAIKKLSYSMNELLSILDSMDNPDSPFLIRLKLDKKNYKINDKIQLEFMVESKDESLKECYLKLYSVDTKGQIIQIYPNKFTKNKKISLGKLYRFPENDDDFDWIINGEPGFEHIQAIATSDESEPLPRKHPGRNEVFRSIGRENSALYRGISVKVKDKKLKGFSSERISFQIIK, from the coding sequence ATGCGCTTTCTTTTGCTATTTTTTTTCTTTTGCATACAAATTTTTGCTGAAAAACCTGTTGTCGGAATCTTTCCCTTTGAAGGAGGAGGTAAAGATGAGGGTAAAAAAGCAGCTTCCCTTTTAACTTCCCAACTGGCTTCGTACCGTAAATACAGGCTGGTGGAAAAATCTCAACTGAACAAGGCCCTTGACGAAGTAAAAAACGCACAGACAGGTCTTTATGAAAATGAAGCCTACTTGCAAGCAGGAAAGCTACTTGGTTCTACCCATATTCTTATTGGTGATATTGTAAAAGAAACTTCTTCTAAAAAAACAGTTTATACGATAGCAGCAAGGTTGATGAAAACAGAAAGCGGACTCATTATAGGTGGAAAAACAATTCAGGATAGTTCCTTTGCATCGGCGATAAAAAAACTGTCTTATTCGATGAATGAACTTCTGAGTATTCTCGATTCTATGGATAACCCTGATAGTCCTTTTCTTATTCGTTTGAAGCTGGATAAGAAAAATTATAAAATCAATGATAAGATTCAACTTGAGTTTATGGTGGAGTCTAAAGATGAAAGCCTTAAAGAGTGTTATTTAAAACTTTATTCAGTAGATACGAAAGGTCAGATTATCCAGATTTATCCCAACAAATTCACAAAGAATAAAAAAATAAGTCTCGGTAAGCTATACCGTTTCCCGGAAAACGATGATGATTTCGATTGGATTATAAATGGAGAACCGGGCTTTGAACATATACAGGCCATCGCCACTTCAGATGAATCAGAACCTTTACCGAGAAAACATCCCGGTAGGAACGAAGTCTTCCGGTCTATAGGTAGAGAAAATTCGGCTTTATACAGAGGGATTTCTGTAAAAGTAAAAGATAAGAAGCTAAAAGGTTTTAGCTCGGAAAGAATTTCTTTCCAAATCATAAAATAA
- a CDS encoding ribonuclease, which translates to MIQNMKKLSLFLLFFLATFSLASKDVRLPSSFQEVSSYLKVNKKLPSNYIRKSEASRRGWNPRKGNLWTVLPGKSIGGDYFGNREGKLPRNKCGNRTRWYEADIDYKGGTRGAKRIVFCLTQGNKNVYIYKTENHYKTFEEIR; encoded by the coding sequence ATGATACAAAACATGAAAAAACTTAGCCTTTTTTTACTCTTTTTTTTAGCTACATTTTCGTTAGCTTCAAAAGATGTAAGGTTACCCAGTTCATTCCAGGAAGTTAGTTCCTATTTAAAAGTGAATAAGAAGCTTCCTTCGAATTATATTAGAAAAAGTGAAGCAAGCCGCAGGGGTTGGAATCCAAGAAAGGGAAACCTCTGGACCGTGTTGCCCGGAAAAAGTATCGGAGGAGATTATTTTGGAAACAGGGAAGGAAAATTGCCTCGAAATAAATGCGGAAACAGAACCCGGTGGTATGAAGCTGATATCGATTATAAGGGTGGAACAAGGGGAGCAAAACGAATCGTCTTTTGTCTTACTCAGGGGAATAAAAATGTGTATATTTATAAAACAGAAAACCACTATAAAACGTTTGAGGAAATCCGATGA
- a CDS encoding barstar family protein, with protein MKQYSLNTASIRSIDELHKSIATAFSFPSYYGKNLDALWDCLRDIELPATLSWSGYGESKNKLGNKVKEIRRVFEDFEEEESEFSLNVLS; from the coding sequence ATGAAACAATATTCCCTGAATACGGCTTCTATTCGTTCTATTGATGAATTACATAAGTCTATAGCTACGGCGTTTAGCTTTCCTTCTTATTATGGAAAAAATTTGGATGCTCTCTGGGATTGTTTACGCGATATTGAACTTCCGGCTACTTTAAGCTGGTCCGGTTACGGAGAATCGAAGAATAAGTTAGGAAATAAAGTTAAAGAAATTCGAAGAGTGTTTGAAGATTTCGAAGAAGAAGAAAGTGAATTTTCTCTGAATGTTTTATCTTAA
- a CDS encoding OadG family protein, whose product MIFEGIKLTILGLSVVYLYLLLLVAAIQLIYKFSKKNTLQEEEELKKAASLKKRTLSKEKDTLDDKNLIAAITAAIHAHRQKL is encoded by the coding sequence ATGATCTTTGAAGGAATTAAGCTAACCATTCTCGGCCTCAGCGTTGTTTATCTTTACCTTCTTCTGCTTGTAGCCGCCATCCAACTCATTTATAAATTCAGTAAAAAGAATACTTTACAAGAAGAAGAGGAGCTAAAAAAAGCGGCTTCCCTTAAAAAAAGAACCCTCAGTAAAGAAAAAGATACGCTCGATGATAAGAATTTGATCGCAGCCATTACCGCGGCTATACACGCACACAGGCAGAAATTATAA